Proteins co-encoded in one Vibrio fortis genomic window:
- a CDS encoding DUF3332 domain-containing protein, whose translation MKKTITKIVALAVASVALSGCVGSNAVTGYLMQFNLKAVDNRYARGGLNMLLAPVYGLTVAADYLVFNSLEFWTGKNPITGTPHIFDSKTDTYIDINHQLDKSLTEAPIAPLTQNRVIERGEMMQLDENTIQMSITYQNGDKATLIGVREGEIVTYSIDGEIVAQTSIDELAAYAAERA comes from the coding sequence ATGAAGAAAACAATCACAAAGATCGTAGCATTAGCAGTGGCATCGGTCGCTCTTTCTGGCTGTGTAGGCAGCAATGCGGTTACGGGTTACCTAATGCAGTTTAACCTTAAAGCTGTAGATAACCGTTATGCGCGTGGTGGACTTAACATGCTGCTGGCACCTGTATACGGTTTAACTGTTGCTGCTGACTACTTGGTCTTTAACTCGCTTGAGTTCTGGACGGGCAAAAACCCGATTACTGGTACACCGCATATCTTCGACAGCAAAACTGATACTTACATCGACATCAACCATCAGCTCGATAAATCTCTAACTGAAGCGCCAATTGCACCTCTGACTCAAAACCGTGTGATTGAACGTGGTGAAATGATGCAGTTGGATGAAAACACGATTCAAATGAGCATCACATACCAAAATGGTGACAAAGCGACTTTGATTGGTGTACGTGAAGGCGAAATCGTGACTTACTCTATTGATGGTGAGATTGTGGCTCAAACATCAATCGATGAGCTAGCGGCTTACGCAGCAGAGCGTGCTTAA
- a CDS encoding succinylglutamate desuccinylase/aspartoacylase family protein, with protein sequence MARLKPNQPFELLGQSVQPGHRMEIELQAAQLYTHSPLSIPIEVIHGRQAGPTLMVNAAIHGDELNGVEIARQLTNAIEPKKLKGTLIVVPIVNVFGFIHKSRYLPDRRDLNRCFPGSEKGSLTSRIAHTFFENIATRCDYILDLHTGAIHRTNLPQIRANLSNPETLRIANAFATPVIIDSPLRDGSLRSEAEKLGIPVLTYEGGEALRFDHLAIRAGYLGVHQVMKAIGMLRPNRKKLPEPVISRSTSWIRAESDGILRNMVRLGEKVEAGQTLAYVSSPLGNQESQIITKKGGIVIGQQTLPLVNEGDAVFHIAYFNQDDEDVEQSVENYIEEVAEEDWLTTLNN encoded by the coding sequence ATGGCAAGACTAAAACCTAATCAACCATTCGAACTTCTTGGTCAATCTGTACAACCAGGCCACAGAATGGAGATTGAGCTTCAAGCGGCTCAGCTGTATACCCACTCACCGCTATCGATCCCTATTGAGGTGATTCATGGTCGTCAGGCAGGACCAACGTTGATGGTAAACGCAGCGATTCATGGTGACGAACTCAATGGCGTAGAGATTGCACGTCAACTGACGAATGCTATCGAACCGAAAAAGCTAAAAGGTACCTTGATTGTTGTACCTATAGTTAACGTGTTTGGCTTTATTCATAAATCACGCTACCTTCCTGATCGCCGCGACCTAAACCGCTGCTTCCCAGGGAGTGAGAAAGGCTCACTGACATCGCGTATCGCACACACTTTCTTTGAGAATATTGCGACGCGTTGTGATTACATCTTGGATTTGCATACAGGTGCTATTCACCGCACTAACCTGCCTCAGATTCGCGCGAACTTGTCGAACCCTGAGACATTAAGAATTGCTAACGCATTCGCAACCCCAGTGATCATCGACTCGCCACTGCGTGACGGCTCACTGCGCAGCGAAGCAGAAAAACTGGGAATTCCAGTACTCACGTACGAAGGAGGGGAAGCGCTACGCTTTGACCACCTTGCAATTCGTGCTGGTTACTTGGGCGTTCACCAAGTAATGAAAGCGATTGGTATGCTAAGACCAAACCGTAAGAAGCTACCAGAGCCTGTGATCAGTCGCTCCACCAGCTGGATCCGTGCAGAATCTGACGGCATCTTACGTAACATGGTAAGACTGGGCGAAAAGGTTGAAGCCGGACAAACTCTTGCGTACGTCAGTTCACCACTGGGTAATCAAGAGAGCCAAATCATCACTAAGAAAGGCGGTATTGTGATTGGTCAGCAAACGCTGCCATTGGTTAATGAAGGTGACGCCGTATTCCACATTGCTTACTTTAATCAAGATGATGAAGATGTAGAACAGTCAGTAGAAAACTACATTGAAGAAGTCGCGGAAGAAGATTGGTTGACGACGCTGAATAACTGA
- a CDS encoding DUF3622 domain-containing protein, which yields MSKTKKFDIRLSEKRNGWCAEITRQVTSRSTRVSKRETGFETEAQAQEWAEKELASFVANQAERNERKAEQRKERDELRHAKELKAEQAREARAKARAAAAELDAE from the coding sequence ATGTCTAAGACCAAAAAATTTGATATCCGCCTTTCTGAAAAACGCAATGGCTGGTGTGCAGAGATTACTCGTCAAGTAACATCTCGCTCAACTCGCGTTTCTAAGCGTGAAACGGGTTTTGAAACTGAAGCTCAAGCACAAGAGTGGGCAGAGAAAGAGCTAGCGTCTTTCGTTGCTAACCAAGCTGAGCGTAACGAGCGTAAAGCAGAGCAGCGTAAAGAGCGTGATGAACTTCGTCATGCTAAAGAGCTAAAAGCAGAGCAAGCGCGTGAAGCACGTGCAAAAGCTCGCGCAGCAGCAGCTGAGCTTGACGCTGAATAA
- a CDS encoding adenosine deaminase has translation MDSFIKNLPKVELHLHIEGTLEPELMFELAKRNNIDIPFDTPEQVRQAYQFHNLQSFLDIYYQGANVLIHEQDFYDLTWAYLLKCQQDNVIHTEIFFDPQTHTERGIEFETVITGITRALKQADQELGISSQVIMCFLRHLDEESAFETLNRALPYKEHIIGVGLDSSELGHPPEKFQRVFQEALNHGFLSVAHAGEEGPAQNIRGAIEVLGVTRIDHGVRCSEDPELVSELAARRMPLTVCPLSNTKLKVFETMQQHNIIELLRKGLCVTINSDDPAYFGGYMNDNFLAVAHAHDVTEQEIAQLSINAIEASFISPHAKEDMITQVRHYLANH, from the coding sequence ATGGATAGCTTCATTAAAAATCTACCAAAAGTTGAGCTACACCTACATATAGAGGGCACGCTAGAGCCAGAGCTGATGTTTGAGTTAGCAAAAAGAAACAACATCGACATCCCTTTCGATACCCCAGAGCAAGTGCGCCAAGCGTATCAGTTTCATAATCTACAATCGTTTCTCGACATCTATTACCAAGGTGCCAATGTTCTTATTCATGAACAGGATTTCTATGACCTAACTTGGGCTTATTTACTCAAGTGCCAACAAGACAATGTGATTCATACCGAGATCTTTTTTGACCCACAAACACACACAGAGCGAGGGATTGAGTTTGAAACAGTCATCACAGGTATCACTCGTGCTCTCAAACAAGCCGATCAAGAACTCGGGATAAGTAGCCAAGTAATCATGTGTTTCTTACGCCACCTTGATGAAGAGAGCGCCTTTGAAACACTCAATCGCGCCCTCCCCTACAAAGAACACATAATTGGCGTCGGACTCGACTCTTCCGAACTGGGTCACCCACCTGAAAAATTTCAACGCGTGTTTCAAGAAGCTCTTAACCACGGCTTTCTAAGTGTGGCTCATGCTGGTGAAGAAGGGCCTGCTCAGAATATTCGAGGCGCGATAGAAGTATTAGGTGTCACCCGAATAGATCATGGCGTGCGCTGCAGTGAAGACCCAGAACTCGTGTCAGAGCTTGCCGCTCGTCGCATGCCGTTAACGGTTTGTCCGCTGTCGAACACCAAGCTCAAAGTCTTTGAAACCATGCAACAACACAACATCATCGAATTGCTGAGAAAAGGACTGTGCGTGACCATAAATTCGGATGACCCCGCCTATTTTGGTGGCTATATGAATGATAACTTCTTAGCCGTTGCACATGCTCATGATGTCACAGAACAAGAGATCGCACAGTTGAGTATCAACGCCATTGAAGCAAGTTTCATCTCCCCTCACGCCAAGGAAGATATGATCACCCAAGTTCGACACTATCTTGCTAATCATTAA
- a CDS encoding NnrS family protein: MLNITDKSVEDAIPAYLRLGFRPFFFLGSIYAVLAIVLWVYMFQNGQPEALQVPALWWHVHEMLFGFSMAIVVGFVLTAVQTWTGVNGTKHYRLAALVGLWLAPRILFWTPAPLWLISSIEALFLAFAAYEIGFRVVHAKGWKNLFFVPLFILAIVANFASYATIKGMPPFPSSAVWHAMLWWFTLLLSVMGGRVIPFFTARRFNFDKPQPLLWLEWLANLPLVGLFVLSFFPLTFVEVGKPLMLFAGLVQLVRVIRWKPWATLSEPLVWSLHAAYLCIPLSLLLRGLLDSPFAGHNMIHLFAIGGLSGLILAMIARVTMGHTGRAIYKGPNMALAFAALILAAILRSVGVSFFPAYMMPIINISAGLWVLAFGMYVLKFGMMLLTPRVDGHPG, encoded by the coding sequence TTGTTAAATATCACAGACAAAAGTGTCGAGGATGCGATTCCCGCTTATTTACGCCTGGGCTTTAGACCCTTCTTCTTCCTCGGTAGCATCTATGCGGTACTCGCGATTGTTCTTTGGGTATACATGTTCCAAAACGGCCAGCCAGAGGCTTTGCAAGTCCCTGCCTTATGGTGGCACGTCCATGAAATGTTATTTGGTTTTTCGATGGCGATTGTCGTGGGGTTTGTTTTAACCGCTGTGCAGACGTGGACGGGCGTCAATGGTACTAAGCATTATCGTCTCGCTGCTTTGGTTGGTTTATGGCTCGCGCCTCGGATTCTGTTTTGGACACCGGCACCGTTGTGGTTAATCTCATCGATTGAAGCACTGTTTTTGGCGTTTGCAGCTTACGAGATCGGTTTTCGAGTTGTGCATGCAAAAGGATGGAAAAATCTATTCTTCGTTCCGCTGTTTATTCTGGCGATCGTCGCTAACTTTGCTAGCTACGCAACCATTAAAGGTATGCCTCCATTTCCTTCTTCAGCGGTTTGGCATGCGATGTTGTGGTGGTTCACCTTATTGTTGTCGGTGATGGGGGGAAGAGTGATTCCATTCTTCACTGCACGTCGTTTTAATTTTGATAAGCCACAGCCTTTGCTATGGCTAGAGTGGTTGGCAAACCTGCCGTTAGTTGGATTGTTTGTTTTAAGCTTCTTCCCATTGACCTTTGTTGAAGTGGGTAAGCCTTTGATGTTGTTTGCTGGTCTTGTGCAATTGGTGCGTGTGATACGTTGGAAGCCTTGGGCGACATTATCTGAGCCGTTGGTCTGGTCACTGCATGCCGCATATTTGTGTATTCCATTGAGTTTGTTACTACGTGGCTTGCTGGACAGCCCTTTTGCCGGACACAACATGATCCACCTGTTTGCGATTGGCGGCCTAAGTGGTTTGATCTTGGCGATGATTGCTCGTGTTACTATGGGTCACACAGGGCGTGCTATCTATAAAGGTCCGAATATGGCGTTAGCATTTGCTGCGTTAATCCTAGCGGCAATACTGCGAAGCGTCGGAGTCAGTTTCTTCCCAGCTTATATGATGCCTATCATTAACATTAGCGCTGGGTTGTGGGTATTGGCATTCGGTATGTACGTACTTAAGTTCGGTATGATGCTATTGACGCCGAGAGTCGATGGCCACCCAGGTTAA
- a CDS encoding gamma-glutamylcyclotransferase family protein, whose amino-acid sequence MYIFGYGSLINSSSRQLTGQTGKAIPAIVDGLVRHWSKIDDSYVLSPLIVNQGQGQVNGVLLEVDEVALVEFDRRERGYHRIELNPDQIEAHQGFDPSQTIWVYIKDEIEAPCNNSPIVQTYVDTVIAGCLEISESFASHFVQHTQGWQHPMVNDRHQPKYGNLAGVSEHHHSIIDDLLLVVRSS is encoded by the coding sequence ATGTATATTTTTGGCTACGGCAGTTTAATTAACTCTTCTTCACGACAACTTACCGGACAGACTGGCAAGGCAATCCCTGCAATCGTTGATGGCTTAGTCAGACATTGGAGTAAAATCGACGACAGCTATGTGCTCTCTCCTTTGATCGTGAATCAAGGGCAGGGACAAGTAAATGGTGTATTACTTGAAGTCGATGAAGTGGCACTCGTTGAGTTTGACCGTCGTGAGCGCGGCTATCACCGCATTGAATTAAACCCTGATCAGATCGAAGCACATCAAGGCTTTGATCCTTCACAAACGATCTGGGTTTACATTAAAGATGAGATTGAAGCACCCTGCAACAATAGTCCGATCGTTCAAACGTATGTCGACACGGTCATCGCAGGCTGTTTGGAGATATCCGAGAGTTTTGCTTCTCACTTTGTCCAGCACACACAAGGTTGGCAACATCCTATGGTTAATGATCGCCACCAGCCTAAATATGGCAACCTCGCGGGTGTATCTGAGCACCACCACAGCATCATTGATGACCTACTTCTAGTGGTGCGCAGCTCATAA
- a CDS encoding tRNA-binding protein, producing the protein MDTIAYGDFAKLEMRVGKIIEVARHENADKLYIVQIDVGEKTLQTVTSLVPYYTEEELMGKQVVVLCNLAKAKMRGHTSECMLLCAETDDESESVLLTPERMMPAGVRIV; encoded by the coding sequence ATGGATACGATTGCGTACGGTGATTTTGCTAAGTTAGAGATGCGTGTGGGTAAGATCATTGAGGTTGCTCGTCATGAAAATGCAGACAAACTCTACATTGTTCAGATCGATGTCGGTGAGAAAACCCTACAGACAGTCACGAGCTTAGTGCCTTACTACACAGAAGAAGAGTTGATGGGTAAGCAAGTGGTGGTGCTGTGTAACCTGGCAAAGGCCAAGATGCGTGGTCATACATCGGAATGCATGCTGCTGTGTGCTGAAACGGATGATGAGTCTGAAAGTGTCCTGCTGACACCAGAGCGTATGATGCCAGCAGGAGTTCGCATCGTTTAG
- a CDS encoding substrate-binding domain-containing protein: MATIKDVAKEAGVSVATVSRVINKSPKASASSIESVTQAMKKLGYRPNANARALVSQSTNTVGVLVGDISDPFFGTLVKSVDNVARENGKHILVGNGSHDREEEKQAIELLINNRCESLVIHSKGLTDEELIAYAKEVKGLVVINRYIEEIGERCIFLDNQKGAYLATEYLIRHGHRNIACIASSINIEDADERVQGYRAALRDYDIELPDSYIESSQPSSEGGEYAMTNLLTKSLPITGIVAYNDYMAAGALSVLDENGIQAPDQMSIVGFDDGLIARYVSPKLTTIRYPIQIMAEKATRLALQLAKQEVTSSETMRFSPTLVRRNSVSKVS, encoded by the coding sequence ATGGCAACAATAAAAGATGTGGCAAAGGAAGCCGGTGTATCTGTCGCAACGGTATCCCGTGTAATTAACAAGTCCCCTAAGGCAAGCGCAAGCTCAATTGAGTCTGTCACGCAAGCCATGAAAAAGCTGGGCTACCGCCCTAACGCCAATGCTCGTGCATTAGTCAGTCAAAGTACCAATACCGTGGGTGTTTTGGTTGGTGATATCTCAGACCCTTTCTTCGGGACACTGGTTAAATCGGTCGATAATGTGGCGCGTGAAAACGGCAAACATATTCTCGTCGGTAATGGCTCGCACGACCGTGAAGAAGAGAAGCAAGCTATAGAGCTCTTAATCAACAACCGCTGCGAGTCTTTAGTGATTCACTCTAAAGGCCTTACCGATGAAGAACTCATCGCGTATGCAAAAGAAGTAAAAGGCTTGGTGGTCATTAATCGTTACATCGAAGAGATTGGTGAGCGCTGTATCTTCCTCGATAACCAAAAAGGCGCTTACCTAGCGACCGAATATCTAATCCGTCATGGTCACCGCAATATCGCCTGCATCGCTTCGTCAATCAACATTGAAGATGCCGACGAACGTGTTCAAGGCTACCGAGCAGCACTGCGTGATTACGACATCGAGCTGCCAGATAGCTATATCGAAAGCTCACAACCGAGCAGTGAAGGTGGCGAATACGCCATGACTAACTTGCTTACCAAATCGCTACCCATTACAGGTATAGTCGCTTATAACGACTACATGGCCGCCGGTGCCCTATCCGTGTTAGACGAAAATGGCATTCAAGCACCCGATCAAATGTCGATTGTCGGCTTTGATGACGGCTTGATCGCTCGCTATGTCTCACCAAAGCTGACCACCATTCGTTATCCAATTCAGATCATGGCAGAGAAGGCGACACGTCTTGCACTACAACTTGCCAAACAGGAAGTTACCAGCTCAGAAACAATGAGATTCTCTCCGACTCTGGTTCGCCGAAATTCTGTATCAAAAGTCAGCTAG
- the galM gene encoding galactose-1-epimerase: MTQAQSLHQSMTQTAAYDGQSAQLVTLTNQQGMEVTLMDIGATWLSCILPVKGNKREVLLGVNSMENFNKQASYMGTTVGRYANRIAKGRFKIDGVNHKVDVNQAGNTLHGGPNGFDKRRWTTQEQTESSVTYELTSQDGDQGFPGTLKVSVRYQLTEDNRVSIDYFATTDKETVVNLTNHAYFNLLGAELEQDCLSHIVSINASQYLPTDKSGIPLSGLKSVKSTSFDFNRPTMISERLMGDEQQKNAKGYDHSFLLAEECRAGKCAATVTSPDALVTLKVFTTKPAMQLYTGNWLAGTPNRSGTSYQDYAGVALETQFLPDSPNHPEWKQESCILRPEQEYRYQTCYQFEFSGDCSD, translated from the coding sequence ATGACACAAGCGCAAAGTTTGCATCAGTCAATGACTCAAACGGCAGCCTATGATGGGCAATCTGCTCAGTTGGTGACATTAACCAACCAACAAGGCATGGAAGTGACACTGATGGATATTGGCGCGACATGGTTGAGCTGTATCCTGCCAGTAAAAGGGAATAAGAGAGAAGTGCTATTGGGCGTAAACTCAATGGAAAACTTCAATAAGCAAGCCAGTTATATGGGAACCACAGTCGGCCGCTACGCTAATCGCATTGCAAAGGGGCGTTTCAAGATTGATGGTGTTAACCATAAGGTCGATGTCAATCAGGCAGGGAACACTCTGCATGGTGGTCCTAACGGTTTTGATAAGCGCCGTTGGACTACTCAAGAGCAAACCGAAAGCTCGGTGACTTATGAATTAACTTCTCAAGATGGTGACCAAGGATTCCCGGGTACCCTTAAGGTATCGGTGCGTTATCAACTGACAGAAGATAACCGAGTATCCATCGACTACTTTGCCACAACCGATAAAGAGACCGTGGTTAACCTAACCAACCATGCCTACTTCAACTTGCTGGGAGCAGAGTTAGAGCAAGATTGCTTGTCGCATATCGTCAGCATTAATGCGTCTCAGTATTTACCGACTGATAAATCGGGCATTCCGTTGAGTGGGCTTAAATCGGTGAAATCGACCAGCTTTGATTTCAATCGGCCTACGATGATCTCAGAGCGTTTGATGGGCGATGAGCAGCAGAAAAATGCCAAAGGTTATGACCATTCATTTCTGTTAGCGGAAGAGTGTCGAGCGGGTAAATGTGCCGCGACGGTGACTTCGCCTGACGCACTTGTCACTTTAAAAGTGTTTACGACCAAGCCTGCGATGCAGCTTTATACTGGGAACTGGTTGGCAGGAACGCCAAATCGTTCCGGTACAAGCTATCAAGATTACGCAGGTGTCGCGTTGGAAACTCAGTTTTTACCAGACTCGCCAAACCATCCAGAGTGGAAGCAAGAGAGCTGTATTCTTAGACCTGAACAAGAGTATCGCTACCAAACTTGCTATCAGTTTGAATTTTCGGGGGATTGTTCAGACTGA
- the galK gene encoding galactokinase, giving the protein MSDLIQNAKASFNAVLNYAPTHIIQAPGRVNLIGEHTDYNDGFVLPCAINYQTVVAAAKREDNIVRVVSVDYGDAVDEFDLTQEITFQQDKMWANYIRGVVKCLKARGYEFNGADISVTGNVPQGAGLSSSAALEVVIGQTFKVLYNLEISQAEIALNGQQAENEFVGCNCGIMDQMISAEGQANHAMLLDCRSLETTPVSMPEDMAVVIINSNKKRGLVDSEYNTRREQCEEAARIFGVPALRDVTIEQFNAKVDELDEMVAKRARHVITENDRTEEAAVALRNHDMKRMGELMAESHASMRDDFEITVNEIDVLVEMVKEVIGDEGGVRMTGGGFGGCIVAIVPPTLVDEIKATVEQKYQAATGLKESIYVCQAKDGAGIVEVI; this is encoded by the coding sequence ATGTCTGATCTAATCCAAAATGCAAAAGCGTCTTTCAATGCGGTACTCAATTACGCTCCGACTCATATCATCCAAGCGCCAGGCCGTGTAAACCTGATAGGTGAACACACCGATTACAATGATGGTTTTGTCCTACCGTGTGCCATTAACTACCAAACAGTGGTGGCGGCAGCGAAACGTGAAGACAACATCGTGCGAGTGGTATCGGTTGACTATGGTGATGCAGTGGATGAGTTCGACTTAACCCAAGAGATCACCTTTCAACAAGACAAAATGTGGGCGAACTACATTCGTGGTGTGGTGAAGTGTCTGAAAGCGCGTGGCTATGAGTTCAATGGTGCCGATATTTCGGTAACCGGTAATGTGCCTCAAGGTGCGGGATTAAGTTCTTCAGCAGCTTTAGAGGTGGTGATTGGTCAAACCTTCAAGGTGCTTTACAACTTGGAGATCAGCCAAGCTGAAATCGCACTAAACGGTCAACAAGCTGAAAACGAATTTGTTGGCTGTAACTGCGGCATCATGGATCAAATGATTTCTGCGGAAGGCCAAGCCAATCACGCAATGCTTTTGGACTGCCGTAGTCTAGAAACGACACCCGTTTCAATGCCAGAAGATATGGCAGTGGTGATCATCAACTCTAACAAGAAACGTGGCTTGGTCGACAGTGAATACAACACTCGTCGTGAGCAGTGTGAAGAAGCTGCACGCATCTTTGGTGTGCCTGCACTTCGTGATGTCACGATTGAGCAGTTCAATGCAAAAGTGGATGAGCTGGATGAGATGGTGGCTAAGCGTGCTCGTCACGTGATTACTGAGAACGATCGCACAGAGGAAGCGGCCGTTGCATTGCGTAATCATGACATGAAACGCATGGGCGAACTGATGGCGGAATCCCATGCTTCAATGCGTGATGATTTTGAAATCACCGTTAATGAGATCGACGTGTTGGTTGAAATGGTTAAAGAGGTGATTGGCGATGAAGGTGGCGTGCGTATGACGGGCGGCGGCTTTGGTGGCTGTATTGTAGCCATAGTGCCACCAACACTGGTTGACGAAATCAAAGCGACGGTAGAGCAGAAATATCAAGCAGCTACAGGTCTAAAAGAATCCATTTATGTGTGCCAAGCGAAAGACGGAGCGGGCATAGTTGAAGTAATCTAA